A window of Hippoglossus stenolepis isolate QCI-W04-F060 chromosome 16, HSTE1.2, whole genome shotgun sequence contains these coding sequences:
- the lmx1al gene encoding LIM homeobox transcription factor 1-alpha, translating to MLPTEISGGVCFTSSDHTEGRREGMKTEESQQSCLQQPPSSTPFGPEFRRGGEVCAGCESPIADRFLLRVNERSWHETCVKCAVCLSALTGTCYCRDRQLYCKHDYEKLFVRKCSACLQVIGRSELIMRVLGQVYHLGCFSCCECERRLQRGDEFVLKEGQLLCRMDYEKEREMLAAISPTPTESMKSEDEDGGGGSGGGKGGDEGKEHKRSKRPRTILTTQQRRAFKASFEVSAKPCRKVRETLAAETGLTVRVVQVWFQNQRAKMKKIARRQQQQQQQQQEQEQLGGTRRGQSRGGRQSNDDSEDGSSTHGMDGILGYASLPRQQLLALDPNIYGGEPFRHGLTPPQLTSEQLHSYDSETVFHDLDSDGSLGHLGDCLLATGDGGLLPGRVGNPIDRLYSMQNSYFTS from the exons CGATCACActgagggaaggagagaagggatgaaaacagaggagagccAGCAGTCCTGTCTGCAGCAGCCTCCATCCTCAACGCCTTTCG GTCCGGAGTTCAGGCGCGGGGGAGAGGTGTGCGCGGGCTGCGAGTCTCCCATCGCCGACCGCTTCCTGCTGCGCGTGAACGAGCGCTCCTGGCACGAGACCTGCGTCAAGTGCGCCGTGTGTTTGAGCGCGCTCACCGGGACCTGTTACTGCAGGGACCGTCAGCTGTACTGCAAGCACGACTATGAGAA GCTGTTTGTGAGGAAGTGCAGCGCCTGCCTGCAGGTGATTGGTCGCTCCGAGCTGATAATGCGCGTGCTGGGCCAGGTGTACCACCTGGGCTGCTTCAGCTGCTGCGAGTGTGAGCGCCGGCTGCAGAGAGGTGATGAGTTTGTGCTGAAAGAAGGCCAACTGCTCTGCCGCATGGACTACGAGAAGGAGAGGGAAATGTTGGCCGCCATCAGTCCGACGCCAACAGAATCAA TGAAGAGTGAGGATGAGGACGGTGGAGGGGGCTCCGGCGGGGGGAAAGGTGGTGATGAAGGCAAGGAGCACAAGCGTTCTAAACGACCACGCACCATCTTGACCACACAGCAGCGCCGCGCTTTCAAGGCCTCATTTGAAGTGTCTGCGAAGCCCTGCCGCAAG gtgagagagacacTGGCTGCTGAGACTGGACTGACAGTACGGGTTGTGCAGGTGTGGTTTCAAAACCAGAGAGCCAAG ATGAAAAAGATCGCTCGTcgacagcagcaacagcagcagcagcagcaggagcaggagcagcttggaggaACCCGGAGAGGACAAAGCAGAGGGGGCCGTCAGAGCAATGACGACAGTGAGG ATGGATCCAGTACTCATGGCATGGATGGGATTCTGGGATATGCCTCTCTGCCACGTCAGCAGCTACTTGCTCTGGACCCCAACATCTACGGCGGAGAGCCGTTTCGACATGGGCTGACCCCGCCGCAGCTGACCAGCGAGCAGCTCCACTCCTATG ACTCAGAGACCGTGTTCCACGACCTGGACAGCGACGGGAGCCTCGGCCACCTCGGCGACTGCCTCCTAGCAACAGGGGACGGCGGTCTCCTGCCAGGGCGAGTGGGAAACCCCATCGACCGTCTCTACTCCATGCAGAACTCCTACTTCACCTCCTGA
- the LOC118123673 gene encoding coiled-coil-helix-coiled-coil-helix domain-containing protein 5 translates to MQAAMDITAKYCHKEMEEYGSCVASNPSTWQQSCHELKMKVAQCTSSHPVIQKIRQDCSQQFVEFERCLRENQNQPTSCSPHVARFLGCAETVDISGVDANPPAQPS, encoded by the exons GCAGGCTGCTATGGATATCACGGCAAAGTACTGCCACAAAGAAATGGAGGAATATGGGTCATGTGTGGCCTCCAACCCATCAACATGGCAGCAAAGCTGTCATGAGCTGAAGATGAAGGTTGCACAGTGCACATCATCACA cCCGGTGATCCAGAAGATCAGACAAGACTGTTCCCAGCAGTTTGTGGAGTTCGAGCGCTGCCTGAGAGAAAACCAGAACCAACCTACCTCCTGCTCACCGCACGTGGCTCGCTTTCTGGGCTGTGCGGAGACGGTGGATATCAGTGGAGTGG atgcAAATCCTCCAGCTCAGCCATCGTAG